One genomic window of Hyperolius riggenbachi isolate aHypRig1 chromosome 7, aHypRig1.pri, whole genome shotgun sequence includes the following:
- the LOC137525453 gene encoding ras-like protein has translation MDCLRCKETSQSTEMTAYRLIIVGNSGVGKRTLKIQFIQNYFVDDDAYYPRIEEPERKWVVVDEKKCFLDITEARVQEEFSAMSDLLLRKGHGFLCVFAINDMKSFADIHFYREQIKKRKEADDVPMVLIGNKCDLPARGVETRQAQDLARSYGIPYIETSAKTGQGVEDAFYTLVREIRRYKMKKLNSGQDRLPCSLL, from the coding sequence ATGGATTGTCTACGATGCAAAGAGACGAGTCAGTCTACAGAAATGACCGCCTACAGGCTGATAATTGTGGGAAACTCAGGCGTCGGGAAAAGAACTTTAAAAATTCAGTTCATCCAGAACTATTTTGTGGATGATGACGCCTATTATCCAAGAATTGAGGAGCCCGAGAGAAAGTGGGTGGTGGTCGATGAGAAGAAATGCTTCCTGGACATCACTGAAGCTAGAGTCCAAGAGGAGTTCAGTGCCATGAGTGACCTTCTTCTGAGGAAGGGCCACGGCTTTCTTTGTGTATTTGCTATCAACGACATGAAGTCGTTTGCCGACATCCATTTCTACCGGGAGCAGATAAAAAAGAGGAAAGAGGCTGATGACGTTCCGATGGTGCTTATCGGCAACAAGTGTGATCTGCCAGCAAGGGGTGTGGAGACCAGACAAGCTCAGGACCTGGCCAGGAGTTATGGAATACCTTACATTGAGACATCTGCTAAAACAGGGCAGGGGGTCGAAGATGCGTTTTACACACTGGTCCGTGAAATCCGTCGGTATAAAATGAAaaaactgaacagtggtcaagATAGACTGCCTTGTTCTCTCTTGTAA